The sequence CCCGGTCTTCAGGCTGACCCTTGAGAGCGGAAGGGTAATTGAGGCAACCGGAGACCACATGTTCCTGACTCCAGCGGGCTGGGTTCAAACGTACGACCTTAGAGAGGGTTCGGAAGTTCTCGTCAGGCCGACGCTTGAGGGCACTCCCTACGAGCCGGATCCGAGGCCGATAATAAACCTCCACGAGTTCTACCGCTTCCTTGAGGAAATTGAGCGTGAACACGGACTCAAACCGCTCGGTGAGGCGAAGACCTTCCGCGAGCTCTTAACGAGGGACAAGGAGAGAGTTCTCGCGAGGGTTCTTGAGCTCAAAGCGGAGATGGAGAACGGGCTGACGGAAAGGGAAGCTGAAATCCTGAGCGAGATTCCAGGGGACTGGATTTCAAGAAGGAAGCTCCAAGAGAAGGTTGACCTCTCAAGGGTGAGGCTCAACCAGCTCCTCCAGAGTCTTGAGGAGAAGGGCTACGTCGAGAGGAGGATTGAGGGCAAAAAGCAGTTCGTCAGAAAGGTACGTGAGGGCAAACCTCTAAGGAATGCCATGGACGTGAAAAGGGTTATCGAGGAAGAGTTCGGGGTTTATGTAAGCTACACCACTGTCAGAAAGCTCCTCAACGGAGAGATAAGCGGAGTAGCTTACAACATCCTACGAGAGGTTAAGGAGAAGTGGCTCGTCCGCTACGACGACGAAAAAGCTGGAGTCCTTGCGAGGGTTCTCGGTTTCCTCCTCGGCGACGGTCACCTGGCGAAGAGAGGAGTAAGAATTTGGTTCAACTCAAGCAAGGAGGAGCTCGAAGCGCTCGCTGAAGACCTGAAGAGGCTTGGTCTTAAGCCTTCAGAGATAATCGAGCGCGAGACCAGCTCGGAAATCCGCGGAAGAAAGGTCGAGGGCAAAATACACATGCTCTACGTGGACAGCTCGGCATTTCGCGCCCTCATGCGCTTCTGGGGAGTCGAAGTCGGTAACAAGACCGTGAAGGGTTACGTTGTTCCAGAGTGGATTAAGAGGGGCAACCTATTCGTCAAGAGGGAGTTCCTGCGCGGCCTCTTTGGAGCTGATGGAACAAAGCCGAGCGGGGAGCGCTACAACTTCAACGGCGTCAAGCTTGAGATGTATGCCTCAGTGGAGAGTCTCAAAAGAACCACCGAGTTCTTCAACGAAGTTGCCGAGCTCCTCAGGGAGTTCGAAGTTGATTCAAGGATTGTGGTCTCCCCCGCCGGGAGGAAGGACAGGTTTGTTGTCTGCCTCGTCGTTACACCAAACGACGCCAACTACCTCCGCTTCCTCACAAGGGTCGGCTATGCCTACGCCAAGGACAGTTACGCGAGGCTCGTTGGCGAGTACCTTAGAATCAAGCTGACCTACAAGGAGCTAATCCTCCCGGAGATTGCGGAGAGGGCAATAGAGCTGGCGAGAGCGACCAACCCGACCCAGGCCGCTAGGGTTCTCGGCGTTAAGAGGGACTTCGTCGTAAACAGGCTCAGGGGCATTCCATTAGGTCTCACGAGGGACTTTATGACGTTCGAGAAGTTTGTGAGGGAGAGAGTTTTCGAGGGCTACGTTGTTGAGAGGATTATTAAGAAGGAAAAGCTCGGCTACCTCGACGTCTATGACGTGACGTGCGCGAGGGATCACAGCTTTCTCTCCAACGGACTCGTAAGCCACAACTGCAATTACTCCTCAAAGATAATCGAACCCATACAATCGAGATGTGCAATATTCCGCTTTAGGCCGCTAAAAGATGAGGATGTTGCAAAGAGATTGAAATACATAGCTGAAACCGAGGGGCTTGAGCTGACCGAGGAGGGTCTTCAAGCGATACTCTATGTGGCTGAGGGAGATTTAAGGAGAGCAATAAACGTTCTGCAGGCGGCAGCGGCCCTTGATACCAAGATAACAGATGAGAACGTGTTTTTAGTTGCAAGCAGGGCTAGGCCAGAAGACGTTAGGGAAATGATGCTCCTAGCGTTGGAAGGGAACTTCCTCAAGGCTAGGGAGAAGCTCAGAGAAATTCTTCTTAAACAAGGATTGAGCGGAGAGGATGTCCTTATACAGATGCACAAAGAGGTGTTTAACCTTCCAATAAGCGAACCAAAGAAGGTTGCCTTAGCAGATAAAATCGGAGAGTACAATTTCAGGCTTGTTGAAGGAGCAAATGAAATGATTCAGCTTGAAGCGTTGCTCGCCCAGTTTACCCTGCTTGGCAAGGATTAGGTGAGCCCAAATGCTGCCATGGGTTGAAAAATACAGGCCAAAAAGGCTTGTGGATATAGTAAATCAGGAGAAGGCATTGGAAAAGGTTAAGGCATGGATTGAAAGCTGGTTTCATGGAATCCCCAAGAAAAAAGCCCTCCTCCTTGCCGGTCCCCCCGGTAGCGGAAAGACCACGACCGTCTATGCACTGGCCAATGAGTATAAGTTTGAAGTAATTGAACTCAACGCAAGTGATGAGAGAACTTTCGGGAAAATAGAGCGCTATCTTAACGCTGCATATACAATGGATGTCTTTGGAAGGAGAAGAAAGCTGATCTTCCTTGATGAAGCCGATAACATAGAGCCTTCGGGAGCAAAGGAGATAGCAAAGCTCATAGACAAAGCAAGGAACCCCATAATAATGTCAGCCAACAAGTACTGGGAAGTACCTTTGGAAATAAGAAATAAAGCGGAAATCGTGGAATACAAGCGTTTAGGCCAGAGGGATATTTTAAAGGCGCTCTTTAGGATTGTAAAATCAGAGGGTGTTTTTGTTCCTAAGGAAGTTCTAGTGGAAATTGCAAAAAGGGCTAGAGGAGACTTGAGAGCTGCAATAAATGATCTCCAAAATCTCGTAAGTGGTGGGACGGAAGATGCCGAGCTTGTTCTGGCGTATAGAGATGTTGAAAAATCTATCTTTGAAGCCCTTGGAATGATATTTGCTTCAGACAATGCAAAAAGGGCAAAAATGGCCCTTATGAACCTTGACAACACCCCAGACGAGGTTCTTCTTTGGATTGAGGAAAACATTCCCTATGTGTACTACAAGCCAGAGGATATTGCGAGGGCGTATGAGGCCATAAGCAGGGCTGATATATACTTGGGGAGGGCAACAAGAACAGGAAACTACGGGCTGTGGAAGTATGCAATAGACATGATGACTGCAGGAGTTGCTGTTTCGGGAGTAAAGAAAAAGGGATTTATACGCTTTTATCCCCCAAAAACTCTTAAAATGCTTCGAGATACTAAGGAAGAGCGCTCTATCAGGGAGTCTATAGTTAGGAAAATAATGAAGGAGATGCACATGAGCAAGCTTGAGGCCATTGAAACAATGCAGATATTCCGAGCTATCTTTGCCAACAACTTAGATGTTGCCGCCCATATAGCGGTTTTCTTGGATCTTGGCGACAAGGAGATTGAGTTTCTTACCGGGGATAAAGAAAAGGCAGCAAAGATCAAAGGGAAGATGCTATCTATCCATAGAAAACTAAAGGAAACGAAAACAGAGCTTGAAGTGAGAATTGAAGAAGCTGAAGCTGTGGAAGAGGCTGCAGAAGAGGAAGAAGTTGAAGAGGAACTTGAGGAGGAAGAAACCGAGGAAAAAGAGGAAGAAGTCAAAGAGGAAGAGCAGCCCGCAAAGGAGGAAAAAGGAAAGAAGCCCAAACAGGCCACCCTATTTGACTTCATAAAGAAGAAGTGAGCCTAGAAAAGCCTAATGTCCGCGCAGACCTTAAATACATGAGGCTTGTAGTCCGAGACCTTCTTTATTTTTATCTCGCACTCCTTTCCGAGTTCTCTGCACTCCTTGATAATTCTCTCTTCAAATTCCTTGAGCTTGTTCTCGTGAATAAAGTCGTAATAGTGAACCCATTTTTCGGCTTTTTCAATTGCCAATCTGAGGGCATCGACGCCTTTTGGAGTCGGGCTTATAACTCTGTCAAAGGTTCCAAGCCTAGGCACGACTTCAAATACATCCCCCTGAATAACCCTTATGCTGCCCTTAAGCTTTTTCTTGTTCATTTCTATGTTCTCAAGGCCTAGCTTTACTGCGTATTCGTTTAATTCCACGGCGGTTATTTCTGCGGCTTTATATCTAGCAATTACAAGTGCATATGGCAAAATGCCGGCAAACATGAGGAGGATCTTTTCTCCATCATTCACGAGCCGGGCTAGTCTATAGCGTTCTCCTTTCATTCGGGGGTTGAAAAAGACCTTACTTAAGTCAACCTTAATATCTACGCCGTTCTCCTTGTGCACCGTCGTGAGTCTTCTTTCCCCCCATATTATTGAATATTCCCTTATTCTGAAAGTGCCCCTGTGGAACCCTTTTTTAGCTATTACCTTTAGAAACGGGTGCACCTTGAGCAAGGCGTCAACTATATCCCTTTCTCTGTGCTCTATCTCAGGAGGGATTTGAATTACGGCAATATCTCCTATAACGTCATAACGCCTGAGAAAGTTTAGTTCCTCTTCTGTGAACTTCTCCTTCAAAATGCTCTCAAGGTTCTTGTAAATCTGTCTTTCTGGCCTAAGAGGGAGTTCAACATCCACAACCTCGAATCCCAGACTCTGGGCTTTCTCCGGATCTGTTATTGGCAAGAGGATGTGTTCTTTATCCCTCCTTGGTCTTCTTTTTCCGTCATAGATTCCTTCCCGCTTAAGAATTCTCTTAGCTTTCTCTGCTTCAATTTTCTTTACCCTGACTGCTGCCATGCTTCCCTCCCTCTATTAAGGTTGTAATCATTTTTTGTGTGATTTCTTCGATGAGGTCTTTTTCATTCTTTTCTTCAAACTCTTTCAAAAGCACGTTTTTCTGAGGCTTGTCCAAAACACCCGGTGGGAAGTACAAAATAAGCAGTGACTCATTGGAAATTACGTGATCTTTTAGCGAGAACAAAAACTTTGCAACCGAGGGAAAATCATTGTAAAGGATGAGGTACTCAACACCCTCGAAGTACACGACTGCCTTTCCACTCTTCTCCCGCAAAAACTTGACAATGGCATCTTGAAGCACGTGGAGTTTTGTAGGGTCTATTGCGTTCTTTTCCTCTATTCGGCTCACCCATATGAATTCATCGGGCTCTAAGTGGTATTTCTCCATCCAAAACTCTTTTCTCATTCTGCTCACGACGAGTAGTCCGCTTGAAATCTCTGACAGAAATGCTAATGTCTTGGGGCTTGCTGGCTTTTTAAACGCGTATGCTCCAGTTACTGGTAAAGTTGGAGTTTTTTCGTGGCGTTGTTTTGGTCTCGCTTCTTGAGAACTCAAAGCCCGGAGGTAAAATCCGACTGAAGAGACCAAAAGCAGGTAGGAGATGGTGTAGAAACTTGCCATGATAATCCAGAGAGGGGTTTTAGTTAGAGAATCTATTATAACTCCGATTGAGCCCGCGGTAAAGAGGGAAGCGGATATTACGAAGTTTTTAGCTAGTCTTTTTCCTGGCCCTTGAATGGTCTCACAGTAATTTAACGCTATCTTAATGAGGTTTATCCCGATGATTGTGAGGATAATCCCAGCTAGAACTCCTAGGGGATCTAAGTACATTGTTTCACCATTGGGTAATATATCCAATTATGTTTAAATGTTTTTCATTTCCAATACGGTTCCCTCATGAGAACAGCCTTCTTGAAAATTTCGATAAGTTCTTCATCGGAGGCGTTGTTCCTAATTGGGGTTACGATGTCTATTAAATCATTTTTCCTCAAGAGACAGGTTTTTAAATGGCCCGTTGAGGTGAGCCTTATCCTATTACAATTTGCGCAGAAAACTGTGTTGTGCATCGACCTAACGACTTCAACTTCAGCAATCCCGTATTCCGTTGGAATAAAATATTTTCTCCTTCTATGCATCTTTCTCTCCCTTATCTCTACTGCAAGTTCCTCAAACTTCTCCTCCAGAGGTTTTAAGGGGTAAAAGTATTTTTTGAAAAACCATGAATTTTCCATTTCTCTTGGCACTTCAATCTCAATAAGCTGGAGAATAGCCTTTTTCTGAGCGGCATAATTTATCATGTCCCATATTTCATCATCATTAAGACCTCTCATAACAACCATGTTTAGCTTAACTGGATGGAAAAGTTTGATTGCTTTCTCAATTCCCTCAAGAACTTGAGGAAGGACGTCAAATCCTGTAATCTCTTTATACTTTTTCCTGTCAAGGGTATCTAGGCTTATGTTTACTCTGTCAAGCCCGGCTTCTTTTAAAGGCTCTGCCAGTGTCTTCATTGTCGTTCCGTTGGTGGTCATGGAGAGGTCTTCAACATAGGGCCTTATTCTTCTCACTATCTCCACTATATCCTTTCGAATCGTTGGTTCTCCCCCGGTTAGCTTGACTTTTTTTATGCCGAGCTTTGATGCTATCCGAACTATTCTTTCTATTTCTTCCGGCGTCATCTCTCGAAAGCTGAAGTCTTGTCCTTCTCTGTGACAATAGAAGCATTTTAAGTTGCACTCGCTTGTGAGAGAAATTCTCAGGTTTGTTACAGGTCTTCCAAAGCGATCTACTAAAACCATACTCTCCCCTCTGCTAATTAAAACGTTAATGCTTTAAAAAAAGGTTTTGGGTAAACAATTATGTTAATCTCAAAGACTGCGAAAAGTAAAAGAACAATGAGGAGTATATATTCCTTGGGGGATAGCAAGTGGAAACAAATAAAATTCGTGAGCTTGTTAAAGAAGCTGAGGCTCTTCACAAAGATTTTCAGAAGTGTTTTCTTCGTGCTTACTCGCTCTCATCATCTTGGAATTTTGAAGAGTTAAAAAATATCCTATCCGAGCTTTATGAAATCGTTGAAAAGAAATTTGAGGTAGCATTTCGGATAGCAAACATGTCTCCCCTTTTGGGGGAAGATTTTGAGCGGCTCGCAAAAGAGCTTCAAAAAAACGAGCATCAGATGAAATTTCGTTTGGAAGAGCTTTTCCTTCTGGTTGAAAGTCCAAAAGTTAGCTTTACTGAAAAAGCCAGGATAAATGCGTCTATTCAAAGGCTGTTGCAGTTCTACAGGGTGTATGACTATTCCATAACTCAAACAATTCAAAAGCTGATAGGGGAGCTTGAGGGGCTTATGTTTATAAGTGAAGAGAAGAAACTACCCCCAGCCAATGTTGTTGGTAAAATAAAAAGAATAGAGGATTTGGATGAAAAACTAGGACTCTTAATTTCATTCATTCACTACCTCTACAACAGTCCCTCGTGGGTGCATAAAGTTGAAGAAGCCTTGAGAGATTGGCATTCAAAGGGGTTGCTGTGGGTTGAAGTGAGAAATGTAGAAAGTAACAGTGGAGTCGAGAGAGAGCATGCCGCTAAAATCCTTGAAGGCTTGACGCTCATTGGTGTTGTGGAAAAACGGGAAAGAGGTGGTGAATATGTCTACAAACTCAG comes from Thermococcus aggregans and encodes:
- a CDS encoding replication factor C large subunit, which gives rise to MLPWVEKYRPKRLVDIVNQEKALEKVKAWIESWFHGIPKKKALLLAGPPGSGKTTTVYALANEYKFEVIELNASDERTFGKIERYLNAAYTMDVFGRRRKLIFLDEADNIEPSGAKEIAKLIDKARNPIIMSANKYWEVPLEIRNKAEIVEYKRLGQRDILKALFRIVKSEGVFVPKEVLVEIAKRARGDLRAAINDLQNLVSGGTEDAELVLAYRDVEKSIFEALGMIFASDNAKRAKMALMNLDNTPDEVLLWIEENIPYVYYKPEDIARAYEAISRADIYLGRATRTGNYGLWKYAIDMMTAGVAVSGVKKKGFIRFYPPKTLKMLRDTKEERSIRESIVRKIMKEMHMSKLEAIETMQIFRAIFANNLDVAAHIAVFLDLGDKEIEFLTGDKEKAAKIKGKMLSIHRKLKETKTELEVRIEEAEAVEEAAEEEEVEEELEEEETEEKEEEVKEEEQPAKEEKGKKPKQATLFDFIKKK
- the taw22 gene encoding tRNA (guanine(37)-N1)/4-demethylwyosine(37)-methyltransferase Taw22, with amino-acid sequence MAAVRVKKIEAEKAKRILKREGIYDGKRRPRRDKEHILLPITDPEKAQSLGFEVVDVELPLRPERQIYKNLESILKEKFTEEELNFLRRYDVIGDIAVIQIPPEIEHRERDIVDALLKVHPFLKVIAKKGFHRGTFRIREYSIIWGERRLTTVHKENGVDIKVDLSKVFFNPRMKGERYRLARLVNDGEKILLMFAGILPYALVIARYKAAEITAVELNEYAVKLGLENIEMNKKKLKGSIRVIQGDVFEVVPRLGTFDRVISPTPKGVDALRLAIEKAEKWVHYYDFIHENKLKEFEERIIKECRELGKECEIKIKKVSDYKPHVFKVCADIRLF
- a CDS encoding DUF835 domain-containing protein: MYLDPLGVLAGIILTIIGINLIKIALNYCETIQGPGKRLAKNFVISASLFTAGSIGVIIDSLTKTPLWIIMASFYTISYLLLVSSVGFYLRALSSQEARPKQRHEKTPTLPVTGAYAFKKPASPKTLAFLSEISSGLLVVSRMRKEFWMEKYHLEPDEFIWVSRIEEKNAIDPTKLHVLQDAIVKFLREKSGKAVVYFEGVEYLILYNDFPSVAKFLFSLKDHVISNESLLILYFPPGVLDKPQKNVLLKEFEEKNEKDLIEEITQKMITTLIEGGKHGSSQGKEN
- the moaA gene encoding GTP 3',8-cyclase MoaA produces the protein MVLVDRFGRPVTNLRISLTSECNLKCFYCHREGQDFSFREMTPEEIERIVRIASKLGIKKVKLTGGEPTIRKDIVEIVRRIRPYVEDLSMTTNGTTMKTLAEPLKEAGLDRVNISLDTLDRKKYKEITGFDVLPQVLEGIEKAIKLFHPVKLNMVVMRGLNDDEIWDMINYAAQKKAILQLIEIEVPREMENSWFFKKYFYPLKPLEEKFEELAVEIRERKMHRRRKYFIPTEYGIAEVEVVRSMHNTVFCANCNRIRLTSTGHLKTCLLRKNDLIDIVTPIRNNASDEELIEIFKKAVLMREPYWK